The Pseudarthrobacter sp. NS4 genome includes a window with the following:
- a CDS encoding YcnI family protein, with translation MNTPFLRRSLTAAATAGGAAALLLAAAGGASAHVGVTPDKTSANSYALLTFGIPHGCDQSGTTKVAITLPQELNDAQPTVNPNWTVEKVTEQLPEAKKLADGTSITKRTSQIVYTAKAPLAHELRDALVLSVKLPDAAGTTLHFPTLQTCETGRTDWSQIAEDGEDPHSLEAPAPSVTVTEAASADGHGEGGASPASHSTEQAITDSGAGARSWAGLGAGIGGLALGGAALLRSGVRRKATDSTHAK, from the coding sequence ATGAACACCCCATTCCTTCGCCGTTCCCTGACCGCCGCCGCAACTGCCGGCGGCGCCGCGGCGCTGCTGCTCGCCGCCGCGGGCGGCGCCTCGGCCCATGTCGGCGTCACGCCGGACAAGACCTCCGCCAACTCCTACGCCCTGCTGACCTTCGGCATTCCGCATGGCTGCGACCAGTCCGGCACCACAAAGGTGGCCATCACCTTGCCCCAGGAACTGAACGACGCCCAGCCCACCGTCAACCCCAACTGGACGGTGGAAAAAGTCACCGAGCAACTGCCGGAGGCCAAAAAGCTTGCGGACGGCACGTCCATCACCAAGCGCACCAGCCAGATCGTTTACACCGCCAAGGCGCCCCTTGCCCACGAACTCCGCGACGCACTGGTCCTGTCCGTAAAACTCCCCGACGCAGCCGGGACAACCCTGCATTTCCCCACCCTCCAGACGTGCGAGACCGGCCGGACGGACTGGTCGCAGATTGCAGAGGATGGCGAGGACCCACATTCACTCGAGGCGCCGGCTCCGTCCGTCACCGTCACGGAGGCAGCCAGCGCTGACGGCCACGGGGAGGGCGGGGCCAGCCCGGCATCGCACTCCACGGAGCAGGCCATCACCGACAGTGGAGCCGGGGCCCGCAGCTGGGCAGGGCTGGGGGCAGGCATCGGGGGCCTGGCCCTGGGTGGGGCAGCCCTGCTCCGCAGCGGTGTCCGCCGGAAGGCTACAGACAGCACCCACGCCAAGTAA
- a CDS encoding NAD(P)H-dependent flavin oxidoreductase, which produces MTPQDRAASRGNRVTELLEIGVPVVLGPFGGVSSVQLTAAVSDGGGLGSYGLYGYDGAAIQRTAADLRAATARPFALNLWIPTGTEAAAVPQADFDRYVDALRPYFEELDLPLPKTPTRYLPDYGEQVEATLEARPAVVSFVFGVPAPEVVEEAHRRGIKVLGTATTAEEAVALQEGGVDAIVASGMESGGHRVSFLRPAEESLVGTFALVPQVADAVAVPVIAAGGIADRRGFAAALALGADAVQVGTAFLATRESAAVPAYRSLLHSAAAGHTVLTRALSGRLARGIPNRITTDLAGAGPVAPFPVQNWLTGRFRPEAAVRGNTELMSLWAGQAAPLIRYDTAADVLAELLAGLPD; this is translated from the coding sequence ATGACTCCGCAGGACCGCGCCGCTTCCCGGGGCAACCGGGTCACCGAGCTCTTGGAAATCGGGGTTCCCGTGGTCCTTGGCCCCTTTGGCGGCGTCTCCTCCGTGCAGCTCACCGCAGCAGTGAGCGACGGCGGCGGGCTGGGTTCCTACGGCCTCTACGGTTACGACGGCGCCGCGATCCAACGTACGGCGGCGGACCTTCGAGCCGCCACGGCCAGGCCGTTCGCCCTCAATCTCTGGATCCCCACGGGCACCGAGGCCGCAGCGGTGCCGCAGGCCGACTTTGACCGCTATGTGGACGCCCTCCGGCCCTACTTCGAGGAGCTCGACCTACCACTGCCGAAGACGCCGACGCGGTACCTTCCCGACTATGGCGAACAGGTGGAGGCCACGCTGGAAGCCCGGCCCGCCGTCGTCAGCTTTGTGTTCGGCGTCCCTGCACCCGAGGTCGTGGAGGAAGCCCACCGCCGCGGCATCAAGGTGCTCGGCACCGCCACCACCGCCGAGGAGGCGGTAGCGCTGCAGGAGGGCGGCGTGGACGCCATCGTCGCCAGCGGGATGGAATCCGGAGGCCATCGCGTCTCCTTCCTGAGACCGGCGGAAGAATCCCTCGTGGGAACCTTCGCCCTCGTCCCCCAGGTGGCGGATGCCGTGGCTGTGCCGGTCATCGCTGCCGGGGGAATCGCAGACAGGCGCGGTTTTGCCGCTGCCCTGGCGCTCGGCGCCGACGCCGTGCAGGTGGGCACGGCGTTCCTGGCCACCCGCGAGTCGGCCGCCGTCCCCGCCTACCGCTCGCTACTCCACAGCGCCGCCGCCGGCCATACCGTCCTCACCCGTGCGCTGAGCGGCAGGCTGGCCCGAGGCATCCCCAACAGGATCACGACGGACCTTGCCGGCGCCGGGCCCGTTGCCCCGTTCCCGGTGCAGAATTGGCTGACAGGCCGCTTCCGGCCAGAGGCGGCCGTCCGCGGAAATACGGAGTTGATGTCCCTTTGGGCGGGGCAGGCCGCCCCCTTGATTCGATACGACACTGCCGCGGACGTCCTGGCCGAACTGCTCGCCGGCCTGCCGGATTAG
- a CDS encoding LacI family DNA-binding transcriptional regulator, which produces MTEPKTQGAAASSGAVKKARDGKANATIYDIAKVAGVNPSTVSRALSKPGRVSAKTQKLIEDAAAELNYQVNPFARALPTGRTHTFGLIVADITNPTFFDIIRGAQTTGTQRDYTLVLAESAESAITELTSARRMMSTVDGLILASPRMNDDDIRTLAGDKPVVVINREVEGVPCVIPDVRKGTGEAVRSLAGNGHKKLAFVAGPARSWMSARRWEGVQAACEWSRLEAVRVESSKPTVDGGREVARDVRATGATAVLTYNDLLAIGLMQELQAAGIVVPDEISIVGFDDIFGADFTTPPLTTVRSPLGECGSAAASRLLELLHNGGGSTETLRVETELVVRGSSGRLLPAG; this is translated from the coding sequence GTGACTGAACCCAAGACGCAGGGGGCTGCGGCATCGTCCGGAGCCGTAAAAAAGGCCCGGGACGGTAAGGCCAACGCCACCATCTATGACATCGCCAAGGTGGCCGGCGTCAATCCCTCCACGGTCTCCCGGGCCCTCAGCAAGCCTGGCAGGGTAAGTGCAAAGACGCAGAAACTCATCGAAGACGCCGCCGCCGAGTTGAACTACCAGGTCAACCCGTTCGCCCGGGCCCTGCCCACCGGCAGGACCCACACTTTCGGCCTCATCGTCGCGGATATCACCAACCCCACATTCTTCGACATCATCCGCGGCGCCCAGACCACCGGCACCCAGCGTGACTACACCCTGGTGCTGGCCGAGTCCGCAGAGTCCGCCATCACTGAACTGACTTCAGCCCGGCGCATGATGTCCACCGTGGACGGTCTTATCCTGGCAAGCCCGCGCATGAACGACGACGACATCCGGACCCTTGCCGGCGATAAGCCCGTGGTGGTGATCAACCGCGAGGTGGAGGGCGTGCCGTGCGTCATCCCCGATGTTCGGAAGGGCACCGGCGAGGCGGTCCGCAGCCTCGCCGGAAACGGACACAAAAAGCTCGCATTCGTAGCTGGCCCTGCCCGGTCCTGGATGTCAGCGCGGCGCTGGGAAGGTGTCCAGGCCGCGTGTGAGTGGTCACGGCTTGAGGCCGTGCGTGTGGAGTCCAGCAAACCAACGGTCGACGGCGGCAGGGAAGTAGCACGCGACGTGCGCGCCACCGGTGCCACGGCGGTACTGACGTACAACGATCTTCTGGCCATAGGCCTGATGCAGGAACTCCAGGCGGCGGGCATAGTGGTGCCGGACGAGATCAGCATCGTCGGTTTTGACGATATTTTCGGGGCGGACTTCACCACACCACCGCTGACCACCGTACGCTCGCCGCTGGGGGAGTGCGGCTCCGCAGCCGCCAGCCGGCTGCTCGAACTGCTGCACAACGGGGGTGGGTCCACGGAGACCTTAAGGGTGGAAACGGAACTGGTTGTGAGGGGCTCCAGCGGCAGGCTCCTGCCTGCAGGCTGA
- the uxaC gene encoding glucuronate isomerase encodes MSQSIAANPDRLLPADPRTRGIARELLQRVQDLPIISPHGHVDAAVLEQNTPFPDPAALLVSPDHYVTRLIHASGVPLDRLRESNTFRPDSRSVWREFCKAWPLFEGTASGYWLRTQFSSVFGLAGELGEETADASYDAVSAKLQEPGFRPRELFKDFNIEVLATTDDPLDTLESHKAIAQDPTFHGRVLPTFRPDAYLNIAHPSWLENVDRLIAAAGDGGTGYGAYLSALENRRRYFVEHGAVSADHGVRTPATLKLNPPEAAKLFDRARSGKATPQDRDDFEAHMMYQMARMSVEDGLVMTIHPGSYRNHHEPTFNALGADTGHDIPFAVNYTEAIRPVLQDFGTAKDFHLVLFTLDETVFSRELAPLAGFYPSVYIGAPWWFLDAPDAMLRFRSAVTETAGFSRSSGFIDDTRAFCSIPARHDASRRIEASFLARLVAEHRVSEDRAHELIIDIVDASPRRVFKL; translated from the coding sequence ATGTCACAGTCGATTGCCGCCAACCCAGACCGGCTCCTGCCCGCTGATCCCCGAACCCGCGGCATTGCGCGCGAGCTTCTGCAGCGCGTCCAGGACCTTCCCATCATTTCCCCGCACGGGCACGTTGACGCCGCAGTCCTTGAGCAGAACACGCCCTTTCCGGACCCGGCAGCGCTGCTGGTCAGCCCTGACCACTACGTCACCCGGCTGATCCACGCCAGTGGAGTTCCGTTGGACCGGCTCCGGGAATCGAACACGTTCCGGCCGGACAGCCGTTCCGTGTGGCGGGAGTTCTGCAAGGCGTGGCCGCTGTTCGAGGGCACTGCGTCCGGGTACTGGCTGCGGACGCAGTTTTCCAGTGTCTTTGGCCTGGCGGGGGAGCTGGGCGAGGAAACAGCCGATGCCAGCTACGATGCGGTCTCGGCAAAGCTCCAGGAGCCCGGCTTCCGGCCCCGCGAGCTGTTCAAGGACTTCAACATCGAGGTCCTGGCCACCACGGACGATCCCCTGGACACCCTGGAAAGCCACAAGGCCATCGCCCAGGACCCCACCTTCCACGGGCGCGTCCTGCCGACCTTCCGCCCCGACGCCTACCTCAACATCGCCCACCCCTCCTGGCTGGAGAACGTGGACCGGCTCATCGCGGCAGCGGGCGACGGCGGCACGGGCTATGGCGCTTACCTCTCCGCCCTGGAGAACCGGCGCCGCTATTTCGTGGAGCACGGCGCCGTCTCGGCGGACCACGGCGTACGCACCCCGGCGACCCTGAAACTCAACCCGCCTGAAGCTGCGAAGCTGTTCGACCGTGCCCGCTCCGGCAAGGCGACACCGCAGGACCGCGATGACTTCGAAGCGCACATGATGTACCAAATGGCACGGATGTCGGTGGAGGACGGCCTGGTGATGACCATCCACCCCGGCTCGTACCGCAACCACCACGAGCCCACGTTCAACGCCCTCGGCGCGGACACCGGGCACGACATTCCGTTCGCGGTCAACTACACCGAGGCCATCCGCCCGGTGTTGCAGGACTTCGGCACCGCGAAGGACTTCCACCTGGTGCTCTTCACGTTGGACGAGACCGTGTTCTCCCGCGAACTCGCCCCGCTGGCAGGCTTCTACCCGTCTGTCTATATCGGTGCCCCGTGGTGGTTCCTGGACGCCCCGGACGCGATGCTGCGATTCCGTTCCGCCGTTACCGAGACCGCAGGCTTTTCCCGTTCCTCCGGCTTCATCGACGATACCCGGGCCTTCTGCTCCATCCCGGCACGGCACGATGCTTCCCGCCGGATCGAGGCTTCGTTCCTGGCCCGGCTCGTGGCGGAACACCGTGTCAGCGAGGACCGCGCGCACGAGCTCATTATCGACATCGTCGATGCCTCACCCCGGCGGGTGTTCAAGCTGTGA
- a CDS encoding mannitol dehydrogenase family protein, whose product MNTELRTPARPAAAAELPRLNRALRPAPKAPVRIVHLGLGAFHRSHQAWYTQQAGDAAEWGIAAFTGRRPDAAAALADQDGLYTLVERADTSDSFTVVGSIVEAVDGADVERLAELVAAPATAVVTLTITEAAYGLGTDGKLDTAAPDVVTDLALLGSGSGHPATPLGRLVLALAARRDAGSGPLAVVCCDNLSNNGTVAQQAVTGFAHALDAGLAGWIDANVSFVSTSVDRITPRTTDEDVADVQAACSYRDTSPVVAEPFSSWVVSGKFPAGRPRWEDAGALFVDDIGPYENRKLWLLNGAHSLLAYAGQLRGHSTVAEALADTVCRQAVEAFWDEAEANLPGDELQIPEYRAALLARFSNARIAHNLAQIAMDGSTKLRMRAVPVLLAEQAAGRSGAAAALMIAAWMDCSSALPGFQDPLGDKVAAANAISGTERVRALLAVVDPVLAADAAVVQLIESLTGTFAEALPATEPCNCLTSPERTQL is encoded by the coding sequence GTGAACACTGAACTGCGAACCCCGGCCCGCCCCGCTGCAGCCGCGGAACTTCCGCGGCTGAACCGCGCACTCCGCCCTGCCCCGAAAGCCCCGGTCCGCATTGTCCACCTGGGCCTTGGCGCCTTCCATCGTTCACACCAGGCCTGGTACACCCAGCAGGCAGGGGACGCCGCGGAGTGGGGGATTGCCGCCTTCACCGGGCGCCGCCCGGATGCTGCCGCTGCCCTGGCTGACCAGGACGGGCTGTACACGTTGGTGGAACGGGCAGACACCAGCGATTCCTTCACCGTGGTGGGCAGCATCGTTGAAGCGGTGGACGGAGCCGACGTGGAGCGGCTTGCCGAACTGGTGGCTGCGCCCGCCACGGCAGTGGTCACCCTGACGATCACCGAGGCCGCCTACGGCCTGGGCACTGATGGAAAGCTCGATACAGCAGCGCCCGACGTCGTCACCGACCTTGCGCTGCTGGGTTCCGGCAGCGGGCACCCGGCCACGCCGCTGGGAAGGCTGGTGCTGGCACTCGCCGCCCGCCGCGATGCGGGATCGGGGCCCTTGGCCGTCGTGTGCTGCGACAACCTGTCCAACAATGGCACTGTTGCACAGCAGGCCGTGACCGGATTCGCCCACGCGCTGGATGCCGGGCTGGCCGGCTGGATCGACGCCAACGTCAGCTTCGTCAGTACCTCCGTTGACCGGATTACCCCGCGCACCACCGATGAGGATGTGGCTGACGTCCAGGCCGCGTGCAGCTACCGCGATACGTCACCGGTGGTGGCAGAACCCTTTTCGAGCTGGGTAGTCAGCGGGAAGTTCCCCGCCGGCCGGCCGCGCTGGGAAGACGCCGGCGCCCTGTTCGTGGACGACATCGGACCCTACGAGAACCGGAAGCTGTGGCTGCTCAACGGCGCACATTCACTGCTGGCCTACGCCGGGCAGCTGCGTGGCCACAGCACCGTGGCCGAAGCCCTGGCGGACACGGTCTGCCGCCAGGCGGTGGAAGCTTTCTGGGACGAAGCCGAGGCCAACCTTCCCGGTGATGAGCTGCAGATTCCGGAGTACCGTGCCGCGCTCCTTGCCCGCTTCAGCAACGCCAGGATTGCCCACAACCTGGCCCAGATTGCCATGGATGGCAGCACCAAGCTCCGCATGCGGGCCGTCCCGGTGCTGCTCGCAGAACAGGCCGCCGGCCGGTCCGGTGCGGCAGCGGCGCTCATGATCGCGGCGTGGATGGACTGCAGCTCCGCACTTCCCGGCTTCCAGGATCCCTTGGGCGATAAGGTGGCTGCCGCCAACGCAATTTCGGGGACAGAGCGGGTCAGGGCTCTACTGGCCGTTGTTGACCCGGTCCTGGCAGCTGACGCCGCCGTCGTGCAGCTAATTGAAAGCCTCACCGGCACCTTCGCAGAAGCGCTCCCAGCTACTGAACCCTGTAACTGCCTCACCTCACCTGAAAGGACCCAGCTGTGA
- the manD gene encoding D-mannonate dehydratase ManD, with translation MKIIAAEVFVTSPSRNFVTLRITTEDGVTGIGDATLNGRELAVAAYLKEHVAQLLIGKDPHRIEDTWQFLYRSSYWRRGPVTMAAIAAVDMALWDIKGKMAGMPVYQLLGGASRNGLRAYGHASGADLPSLFDSVREHLELGYKSIRIQTAVPGINAVYGVAAQAQASGERYDYEPAGRGAFPLEEDWDTRAYLRHLPSVFEAVRNEFGPEIPLLHDGHHRMTPIQAAKLGKALEPYDLFWLEDCTPAENQEGLRLVRQHTTTPLAIGEIFNTVWDFQTVIKEQLIDYVRAASTHFGGISPLKKVMDFAAQYQIKSGFHGPTDISPVGFAAQLHVGLAIHNYGIQEYMQHSEKTNEVFEQSMTFVDGYLHPGDNPGIGVEFNEEAAAAYPYQQAYLPYNRLVDGTVHDW, from the coding sequence GTGAAAATTATTGCCGCGGAAGTCTTTGTGACCAGTCCCTCGCGTAACTTTGTGACTCTCCGGATCACCACTGAGGATGGTGTGACGGGTATTGGTGATGCCACGTTGAACGGGCGTGAGCTGGCTGTGGCCGCGTATTTGAAGGAGCATGTTGCGCAGCTGTTGATCGGGAAGGATCCGCACCGGATCGAGGATACGTGGCAGTTCCTCTACCGCAGCTCGTATTGGCGGCGGGGTCCGGTGACGATGGCGGCGATTGCCGCGGTGGACATGGCGCTGTGGGATATCAAGGGAAAAATGGCGGGTATGCCGGTGTATCAGCTGTTGGGTGGGGCGTCCCGGAACGGGCTGCGGGCGTACGGGCATGCCTCCGGGGCGGACCTGCCGTCGCTGTTCGATTCGGTCCGCGAGCACCTGGAACTGGGCTACAAGTCCATCCGGATCCAGACCGCCGTCCCGGGGATCAACGCCGTCTACGGTGTCGCCGCACAGGCGCAGGCCTCGGGGGAGCGGTACGACTACGAGCCCGCCGGCCGCGGTGCCTTCCCGCTGGAGGAGGACTGGGACACCCGGGCCTATTTGCGGCACCTGCCCAGCGTGTTCGAGGCGGTCCGGAACGAGTTCGGCCCGGAAATCCCGCTGCTGCACGACGGGCACCACCGCATGACCCCGATCCAGGCCGCCAAGCTCGGAAAAGCGCTGGAACCGTATGATCTGTTCTGGCTGGAGGACTGCACCCCGGCCGAGAACCAGGAGGGCCTGCGCCTGGTCCGCCAGCACACCACCACCCCGCTGGCGATCGGTGAAATCTTCAACACCGTGTGGGACTTCCAGACGGTGATCAAGGAACAGCTGATCGACTACGTCCGGGCCGCGTCCACCCACTTCGGCGGGATCTCGCCGTTGAAGAAGGTGATGGATTTCGCCGCGCAGTACCAGATCAAGTCCGGTTTCCACGGGCCCACCGATATTTCCCCGGTCGGGTTCGCCGCGCAGTTGCACGTGGGCTTGGCGATCCATAACTACGGGATCCAGGAGTATATGCAGCACTCGGAGAAGACCAACGAGGTCTTCGAGCAGTCCATGACCTTCGTGGACGGCTACCTCCACCCCGGGGACAACCCGGGCATTGGGGTGGAGTTCAACGAGGAAGCCGCCGCGGCCTACCCGTACCAGCAGGCCTACCTGCCCTATAACCGCCTGGTGGACGGCACCGTCCATGACTGGTGA
- a CDS encoding gluconokinase, which yields MTQYRIIVMGVSGCGKTTIGDLVARGLGVSFLDGDSLHPVENVAKMAAGTPLADEDRWPWLATVGSALANAGDGGLVLACSALRRSYRDAIRQQAPATVFLHLHGTKEVLKARTEGRSGHFMPPALLESQLATLEPLEKDEAGIVVDIAAPVQQIVAEALAGIAAVVTPAPAAGAKPR from the coding sequence GTGACCCAGTACCGCATCATTGTCATGGGTGTCTCCGGGTGCGGCAAGACCACCATCGGTGACCTCGTGGCCCGCGGACTCGGCGTGTCTTTTTTGGACGGTGATTCGCTCCACCCGGTGGAGAACGTGGCCAAGATGGCGGCCGGGACACCGTTGGCGGACGAGGACCGCTGGCCCTGGCTCGCCACCGTGGGTTCCGCACTGGCCAATGCAGGGGACGGCGGACTGGTGCTGGCCTGCTCTGCGCTGCGCCGCAGCTACCGGGACGCGATCCGGCAGCAGGCCCCGGCCACCGTCTTCCTGCACCTGCACGGGACCAAAGAAGTGCTGAAGGCACGCACCGAGGGCCGGTCCGGCCACTTCATGCCGCCGGCGCTGCTCGAATCCCAACTCGCCACACTGGAACCACTCGAAAAGGACGAAGCCGGCATCGTCGTCGACATCGCCGCCCCCGTCCAGCAGATCGTGGCCGAGGCACTTGCCGGGATTGCCGCCGTCGTAACTCCTGCACCTGCCGCAGGGGCCAAGCCGCGGTAG
- a CDS encoding pyridoxal phosphate-dependent aminotransferase: MQQLAHRLERLGTETAFSVAQAAAAWKAKGNRVYPFHLGDINIPTAPHIVEAMNRAIADGYTGYCPGPGIPQLREALAEDIGARRGIEFSPDNVVVMTGGKPVITKFLQAVMNPGQEVLYPNPGFPIYESQIEYLGGTAVPYRYLPTSQGFAIDLDQVRASITPNTVAIIYNDLQNPISAESTAAEREAIAQLAQEHDLWVLSDEAYFETRYEGVSKSIASLPGMAERTVILYTFSKKFAMTGSRLGCAVAPIEIAKILSTLNTNDESCTTHYVQWAGIEALRGTQEPVQQMLDILRGRRDAACELVNDISGMHVAVPQSTFYLFPDVTEVMERMGYTAVGDFASAALYETGVSFCTREHFGRRQPGEERQYIRLAYSGIDVADIHDGLGRLRKWIETA, from the coding sequence ATGCAGCAACTCGCGCACCGGCTCGAACGCCTGGGCACCGAAACCGCCTTCAGCGTCGCCCAGGCCGCGGCCGCCTGGAAAGCGAAGGGGAACCGCGTGTACCCCTTCCATCTCGGCGACATCAACATACCGACGGCCCCGCACATCGTTGAAGCGATGAATCGGGCCATCGCCGACGGCTATACGGGTTATTGCCCCGGACCCGGCATCCCCCAGTTGCGCGAAGCTCTGGCCGAAGACATCGGGGCCCGCCGCGGTATCGAGTTCTCCCCGGACAACGTCGTTGTGATGACTGGCGGCAAGCCCGTTATCACGAAGTTCCTGCAGGCGGTCATGAACCCCGGCCAGGAAGTGCTCTACCCGAACCCCGGCTTCCCGATCTACGAATCGCAGATCGAGTACCTCGGTGGCACGGCTGTGCCTTACCGTTACCTCCCCACGAGCCAGGGCTTCGCGATCGACCTCGACCAGGTCCGGGCATCAATCACCCCGAATACTGTCGCAATCATCTACAACGACCTGCAGAACCCCATCTCGGCCGAGTCGACTGCCGCCGAGCGGGAGGCAATCGCACAGCTCGCGCAGGAGCACGACCTCTGGGTACTCTCCGATGAAGCGTACTTCGAGACGCGCTATGAGGGTGTCTCGAAGTCGATCGCGTCGCTTCCCGGCATGGCCGAGCGCACGGTGATCCTCTACACCTTCAGCAAGAAGTTCGCCATGACCGGCTCCCGCCTCGGCTGCGCCGTCGCCCCGATCGAGATCGCCAAAATTCTCAGCACACTCAACACCAACGATGAGTCTTGCACGACGCACTACGTGCAATGGGCGGGCATCGAAGCGCTGCGTGGCACCCAGGAACCCGTACAGCAGATGCTCGACATCCTGCGCGGGCGCCGGGATGCCGCATGCGAACTCGTGAACGACATCTCCGGCATGCACGTCGCCGTGCCGCAGTCGACGTTCTACCTGTTCCCGGACGTCACCGAGGTCATGGAGCGCATGGGTTACACGGCAGTTGGCGATTTCGCCTCAGCTGCGCTGTACGAAACCGGCGTCTCCTTCTGCACGCGTGAGCACTTCGGCCGCCGCCAGCCCGGCGAGGAGCGGCAGTACATCCGGCTCGCCTACTCGGGCATCGACGTCGCCGATATCCACGACGGCCTTGGCCGCCTGCGCAAGTGGATCGAGACGGCATGA
- a CDS encoding 2-hydroxyacid dehydrogenase: MSRVVVTGRIPEAALEKLRTEHEVDAWEGPGSIGREELLRRVAGADAVVSLLTERVDAELLDAAGPQLKVVANVAVGYDNIDVPACTERGVVATNTPGVLTEATADIAFGLILSATRRLGEGERLIRSGQAWKWGMFFLLGSSLQGKTLGIVGMGGIGQATARRAKAFGMEIVYQSRREIDPVLADELGARRVELDELLAISDVVSLHCPYGPATHHLIGAGQLAAMKDSAYLVNTARGPIVDEAALASALREGQIAGAGLDVFENEPSVHPGLLELENVVLVPHLGSATVETRTAMAMLAADNTLAVLSDERPPAPIN, translated from the coding sequence ATGAGCCGGGTCGTCGTCACGGGACGTATACCCGAAGCCGCACTCGAGAAGCTGCGCACCGAGCACGAAGTCGATGCCTGGGAAGGTCCTGGCTCGATTGGCCGCGAGGAGCTCCTGCGCCGGGTAGCCGGGGCCGATGCCGTGGTGAGCCTGCTCACCGAACGAGTCGATGCCGAACTGCTCGACGCCGCCGGGCCGCAGCTCAAGGTCGTCGCGAACGTCGCCGTCGGCTATGACAACATCGACGTGCCCGCCTGCACCGAGCGGGGCGTGGTCGCCACCAACACGCCGGGCGTGCTCACGGAGGCCACGGCCGACATCGCGTTCGGCCTCATCCTCTCAGCGACCCGCCGGCTCGGCGAGGGGGAGCGGCTCATCCGCTCCGGCCAGGCATGGAAGTGGGGCATGTTCTTCCTGCTCGGCAGCAGCCTGCAGGGCAAGACCCTCGGCATCGTCGGTATGGGCGGCATTGGCCAGGCGACCGCTCGCCGGGCCAAGGCCTTCGGGATGGAAATCGTCTACCAGTCACGCCGTGAGATCGACCCCGTGCTCGCCGACGAGCTGGGCGCCCGGCGGGTCGAGCTCGATGAGTTGCTGGCCATCTCCGACGTCGTCTCCTTGCACTGCCCCTACGGGCCGGCTACGCACCACCTGATTGGCGCCGGGCAGCTTGCGGCGATGAAGGATTCGGCATACCTCGTCAATACCGCGCGCGGGCCAATCGTCGATGAAGCAGCGCTCGCTTCTGCCCTTCGCGAGGGGCAGATCGCGGGTGCCGGGCTCGACGTTTTTGAGAACGAGCCCAGCGTGCACCCCGGATTGCTCGAGCTCGAGAACGTAGTGCTCGTGCCGCACCTCGGCTCCGCCACTGTCGAGACCCGTACCGCAATGGCGATGCTCGCCGCAGACAACACCTTGGCTGTGCTCAGCGACGAACGGCCGCCCGCGCCGATCAATTAG
- a CDS encoding Lsr2 family protein — protein sequence MVLSVHLTLLELLRRGAARKSGGGDIDTKAVGLWAIDNGYQVNARGRIQSDIIEKYQAAN from the coding sequence GTGGTCCTCAGCGTCCATCTGACGCTCCTAGAGCTACTTCGTAGAGGCGCCGCTCGTAAATCTGGCGGTGGAGATATCGACACCAAGGCTGTAGGTCTCTGGGCCATCGACAATGGCTACCAGGTAAATGCACGCGGCCGTATTCAGTCGGACATCATCGAAAAGTACCAGGCTGCGAATTAG